The Rosa rugosa chromosome 1, drRosRugo1.1, whole genome shotgun sequence genomic sequence AGTCCCAAGGGATGTTATCAGGGACAGCAAACTTCCCAAAGTATGTTTAAGAGGATAAAGGAATCTGAAAACGCCGAGAGTGGACGACTTtcggtgaggaggaggttgacTTTTGAGGATGATGATCTTGAGGGAAATTTCACTGACGGTTTCAATGGCCGACGACGATCAGGTTTCGACCAAGATGATCGATTTTATGACCAAGATTACTTTGCTAGAAATAGAGGCCGTAGACCTTATAGGACATATCGGCCACCAGTTACTCATGACAACAGGTGGTATGGCCGAGCGGCCAGAGATCAACCATTTTCCCCTTTGACAAAAACTCAAAAGAGACGCATGCAAAGGGAAGTGGCGGCCGCAAGGCAGCAAGGGTCTGAAGGGTAGGAAATCAAACGCTCAACTGAAGCAGATAACAGAGAAGCCCccataataagagaaaactttCATAAGGATTCAGGAGAACCTATGGAACTTGAGACCATCGGTGACCAGTTTGAGAATGTTCTTAGCTTCCCAAAGCTACCTCACCTGCGGTTTACCGAAGGAGGGGTAAAGATCTTCAAACATCTAAACCCTCCATTTAAGTTGGCTGAATTGGAGACAATGAGAAAGTTCCATCAGAAACATTCAGCCCTTGCAGTCTATGGGCTTCCGAGGAGCCAAGATTATATTCTCAATACAATAATAGCAAATTCTGATGCAGATCATGCTCTGATTCGGCAGGGTTTCCATAGCCGATTCATTACTCCTGGTTTGAAAGCCTTGTATCAAGCATATCGCAAAGGAATTCAAAAGAAGGATATAGTCGCTCAaatcccagtttcagaagccgactttcattTCCTTAGATGTTTTCATAGAAGTCACTCGGCTGAGGAAACCTATGGCATAACGCCAGAAGAGGTCCAGCTCGCAAGGGAACTTGATGATTATTTAGAGAAGAAAGACTTTGCAACTGAAGAGCAAGCGAAGGCCGATGCCAGAGCTAAGGATATTGAATAGTAGAAGGAAATTCAGAAGGCGGCTAAGGATAAAACGCCAAATGGGAAAATCCCCACAATAAGAGTACTAAGAGGACAAGATCCGCCATTCTCAAATCAAGATTTGGGAATGATGAAGAAATATCATAGGATCTATTCAGCATTGGCCACTTATGGCCTAACTGAGGAGGAAAATGCGATGATGACAATGTTGGAAAAGGATCTGTCTTCAGAATCATACCTCATCACTGAGGATTCTAGCATCGGCTTAAAGATCAGTTATCAGGCTATGATGGAGAACTGTAAGATGGAAGCCAACACTGATAATTTGCCCATCTCTGATTCTGACCTTGCTTACCTTCGCACTTACCATAAACAACATCCGGCTGCTGAAATATATGGATTCACGTCCGCAGAGAGCAAACTATTGGACAATTTGTCCAAATATCTGCGGGCTCGTGCAATTGAATGGCAAGCTGAGACAGAAAAGGCATCCACCAAGCTGACAACTGGGGCCATtgaagaattaaaaaaagagCAAGCCAGTCTCAATCAGAAGTTGAAAGATGAGGAAATGGTAGATGGTGCTGCCACGAACAATGGCAAGCAGGATGATTTTGGAGACGAAGGTGATGAGGAAGTCGATTATGGGGAAGAGGAGGAACAAGGTGACTACGAAAATGAaactggaatcgactacgacaTAGGAGATGACACAGCTTTTGACATAGAAAACTTATCCCCATTTTACAAGGACGAGGCCTTTGGAAAAGGAGAAGGTAATACAATGGACATCAACATGGTTTATGTCCTACCTTCAGAACTCAAAGCTCAACCAGGTCAGCCAAATGAACTGATCGGCGACTTTGTTGCCGATCAACAACCTCGATTTGAGATTGATGAAGTCGATGCCCAGTTGAAGGATGACGACGGCCGTGTGGTACTCACAAAACCAACGGCCACAATGGCTCAACATTTGAAGCCGTTATACATCACGGCTTACATAGAGGGATATCCAATAACGAAAGTTTTGGTGGACAATGGTGCGGCAGTTAATGTGTTACCTACAGCCGTCATGAAGAAATTACGCCGAACTGAATCTGATTTGCTCCCTTCAGACATTACAGTGAGCAACTTCTCTGGAGGTAAAAGCAGGCCAAGAGGTATTCTCCCACTCGATGTCACTGTGGGGGAAAAGACAAACATGACGGCTTTCTTCGTGGTCGATTCATCTGCTCATTACAATGCATTGCTTGGCCGCGATTGGATTCACCAGAACTTGTGTATACCTTCTTCCCTGCATCAAGTTTTGATCTTCTGGCATGGAGACAAAATTGAGGTCATTCCAGCAGACAATAACCCATTTCAGGCATCCACCAATGTAGTGGAAGCAAGGTTTTACGAGGATGATATTGGTTATTTCACTTTCAGTGGAAGAGATAGAAAGGGCCGACCTACTCAAGTTACGGCCCAGAAAATTGTCAACCTAGGGAGTGAGGATGTTTTGCAAGATGCAGAGTGTCCAACCCTGGTTTACCTCTTCAAGGACAATATCAATGTCTAGAGACCCAAGGTCTCTAGAAAGAAAGGCCGCAGTCCGATCTATTTTAGGACGTTTGCTGGCCTATTGGGCCGACAGGACTACCAGGTCTAACTCGGCCATCAGCTTGATGGAATATATTACAGAACAACAGGAAGAAGAACTGCAGTTGGAAGATATCGGCCCAGCCCCGGCCAAATTAGAAGGTACTGAAGCCGAAACTCAAGATCCCGTAGACCAAAACGGATCAAAGGTATTATCCCATAATGTGGGAAGCTCGAGCTACTGAGTACTGGTGTGACCAAAGGTCGGCCACCAGCTTATagtgtatatatgttttggcCATCTTGATTTTGGCTGATGCAATTAAGCCaaaaagaattttatttttatcagtTTGTTTGCTTGACCATTATGCTTCATTTGTACTTACTGATACAAGATATTATCTATACATGACACAACAATGTTTATGATACTTTACCGGCAAGCAAATACTTAATTAGTTTTTCATCGGCCCATAAGTTTCAGTTGTTTACAAAAAAATCGGCCAATGGCCGACAAAGAGCCACATACATCAATCATCATTACTCGGCTAATAAAGCTTTCAGAGCTCCCAAGGTTCAACCAGTGTCCTGAGGGTCATTCTCAAGTTGCAAATGCGCGTTTGGTAATACTTTTTTGTTTGCCTTCATAATTGTCTTCTCTAGTCCATTTCGCAGCCATCGCTTGGCCGACCCAATCTTACAAGTTATAGAGCATCATTGGTTAGCACATCATGTTTCTCAGTGTACATCAAGTTTCTCGTTATTCGGCGCTATTCGCCGAAAACCAAGAAACTTGGGGGGGGCAAAGGCATATTACATGCATATGAGCCAAGATATTgtcgttcaaaaaaaaaaaaaaaaaaaaggatcaaagAGGGAAACGGGttgttggctgccaacttttcattttgtgttggctgccaactttcaTTTTTGAGTTGGCTGTcactttctttttgtgttggctgccaacttttcattttgtgttggctgccaactttcattttgtgttggctgccaactttcaTTTTTGAGTTGGCTGTcactttctttttgtgttggctgccaactttcattttgtgttggctgccaacttttcattttgtgttggctgccaactttcaTTTTTGAGTTGGCTGTcactttttttttgtgttggctgccaactttcattttgtgttggctgccaacttttcattttgtgttggctgccaacttttcattttgtgttggctgccaactttctttttgtgttgGCTCCCTTTCTTTTAAGTTGGCTGACTTGAATTTCCTCATGCATGTTGGCCAACTTAAAAATGTGAACTCCCTTGTTGGCTTACTCTTCCTCACTTGGGCTCATTGGCCAACCTAAGGTTTTTCATGTGTTGGCTTACTCCTCCTTACTTTGGCGAACTTGAAAATTATTGGCCAACTTGAACTTTTTCATGTGTTGGCTTACTCAAAATAGATTGCTTGTTGGCTTACACTTCCTCACTTTGGCCAACTTGAAAATTGATTCCCTTGATGGCTTACTCTCTTTTGTTGGCTAACTTGGATTTTCTTACTCATTGGCCAACCTGAGATTTTTCATGTGTTGGCTTACTCCTCCTTACTTTGGCCAACTTGAAAATTGTTGGCCAAGTTGAACTTTTTCATTTGTTGGCTTACCTAAAATAGTTTTGTTGGCTTCCTTGAAATTTTTCATGTGTTGGCTCCCACTAGCCACTCAATTCCTGGCCAACTTAAGGTTTTTCATGTGTTGGCCAACATGAGCTACAAATTGGCTTTCCAGTGATATGTTTTGTTTGTTGGCTGATATTTAGCATTTTTCACTTGTTGGCTTCCATGAGCCACTCTCTCTTGTTGGCCAACTCCAATTCTATCAATCGACTAAACTCGAGTAAGTTATTTGTTGGCCTTCATTAGCCGATTTGCCTCTTCATTCTTCTGTTGGCCGATTTGATTAATGTTTATTGGCTTACATGCATCCATTGAGTTGTTGGCCACCATGAGGCATATTCACTTGTTGTCCTACTCAAACTTGTTTATTGGCTTACTCACAAACCGCTCACTTCGAATATCATTTTGTTCAGTTACTTGCTTAGGCCAATTTAGTCGATTTTCCGAAATATCATTCGACCAAGAAAATACATTCTAGCCATCAGGGAGGTCATGTGGGACATATTTACATGAGTTTTCGGAAGTCGATTAGGGGGCCAAGTTGactcaaatttctcaaccactcGGCGACATTCACCGATGCTTAAGAAACttgggggggcaatgtttgtacccacatttgcatgtCCACTCAGACATAGCTAATGTGCATAGTTAGATTGATTTCTAATTACAATGAGCCGCTCAAAAGGTAATTGGGGGCCGATAGATAGAAATATTGGCCAATGAATAATTGGACAATTCATTTTGGTCCAAGACAAGTCACATAAAAACTAAGGCCAATGGGAAGTTTCGAAAGTTAGGCCATTGGTTATCGGCCGGCCCGTAGTCGTCAATTTAAAAAGAGACTTATTGTCTAAAATATCATCGGCCGATTGTTCAAATCCCTCTAGTCAGTTTCCAACTCGAACTCAACTTAGAAAGATAATAGCCGATGTAGTTAGTagttcaatcaaattgaagttcGTTAGCCGATGAAGAGAGTTCAATCCAAGGTAGTCTACTTCAAGATTAATTGCAGCCGTTGATGAACACATCAGAGTCGATCCAGATAGAGTCCAGCGTCAAGTCAGCCGACGATAAGTATTGGAGCCAAATCAAGATAGAGACACTGAGCTAAGAGGAAGCCGAattccactcaacttcaaagagccaagagatcagttcaagtcacaaagcagccaatatataaagaagcatcgacagaagacaatacacacacaactccagaaactcaagccatcaagcttttcttattttcgtgttaccttttgcttaggtagaagTTCCGTCTGTTTCCCTAGTTTATTTGCTCTGCTAGTTACaatttcaattgctttaatttccttgtagcctagtatcgattttgaattgttctctttgttttctttcaaacagTAGTTAATAATTTTCAGCCATTCCATATTTCAGTTTCGTtgttattatcttttatttgctccttattgtctttatgctttatttgtttgaccatgttatttactgttcgtagtcgcatagtagctatcaatcttgaagatttcATTCGTTACGAGTTCGCCTTTACAGTTACTTGTTATTATTTGGATCCAATTGATTTAAGCCCTGTGACCAGACAATTCATattcactcacactctcacaaccacacccaattcacccgaccttcagccatcaagtccttgatccaaaggcagcgaactatcggccgagaatcagttccttcctcggccaacaattgcttgataagtcagaactacatctactacaactacaattgcacacttggccttctggccgtgtgctggcacgccccgcaatctactcaccaagaaggacatttgttccttgatctctcggctttCTAGCCGAGGTGATTTTTAGAGGCAACACCACTCTAATGAGTCCATCATGTGTTATATTAGGTAACACCAGACTGAGGCGTCTGATTCCCTTGCAACTGTTAGTGATATCCACAAGGAGGAGATCGGTGCCGAAGTTTTGGAGACTTATATCGACGACATTGCCACGACCAAGATCAACGGCGTGGCGGCACATCGCTGCCATCTTCCGTGCATTCTTCTTCCATGATTTGGCCGCACATGTCGATGGTGCGCCACATCATCGGGTCCTTGCAGATTCGGCGCCACGTCATGCACACCTTCTGAGCTGTCTCCAGAATCTCGATCACTCCCAGCCGTGATAATATCGAAGCGGTCAGGTCGTGTGGAAGGTCAATCCAGTTCCGGCAGTTTTGTTCTTGGTTTCGGTCCATTGAATTCGACTTTGTGTGGAGTTTCTTAGGCAAATTTTGTAGAAAGTCAAAAGATTATGAAAATATATTTGAGAGAAAGATTTTCTGATATCACAAAGAGGACAATTATATACAGAATTACAGATACAATCTTGTACCCTTAATCTTAATAAAACTCTACTTTAACCTAGATTACAGAATATACAAGAATATTCTAAATATACAAGCAAGGCAAGTAgcatgactcacgctaacaagAAAGAATGGTCCATGGGCCACATCATCGGGTCCTTGCAGATTCAATGCCACATCATGCACACCTTCTGAGCTGTCTCCAGGATGGGAACCGAGATAATATCAAAGCGGTGAGGTCGTCTGGAAGTTCAGTCCAGTTCGGCAGGATTTCTTTTGGTTTCGGTCCATTGAATAATTTGAATTCAACTTTGTGCTGTGTTTTTGGGCTAAGTTTGTAAggaagaatggtgcatgctgCATGTTTTTGTAGGGAAAAAGGTTTTCGTTAATTGTTTTAGGCCTATTGTGACCACTCTTATCAGCTAGCCGGGATTTCTATTAGAAAATGGTTGGCAATTTTCTGCTGACCGGCGGGGAAAATATGAGGTTTAGACACCTTTGCCGCCAAGTTCGTTTAGACTTAAGCTCAAGTTATAGAAGCTAGTTTCACTGAAGTGCTAAACTACCTCTCTGCATATGCTCTTCTTGAgatctttttttgttttccaaAGCTTGTTCATCTTTGCAATTAAAGGGAAAGGTGTGAAGGAAATTTTAGAGGGTTTGACAACTATCATTAAAAAGAATAGAGTGACGTTCTTTTCTATAAACTATCAAAAGCAAGATTTAGATTATTACAACATCAAATGCAATAATGAAATCTTCTAACAGGAGACTTTCTAATAAATGCCTATGATAAGTTTCTTCTATGGCTCGCACCTTATTAGATCTGTTGATTATACAATTCAGAGCCCGCCAAAACAATTCCAGTGTGTTAAGACTCGAGAGAAGTGAATAGAATGTACAACATCAACAAATAAGATGAACACTATTACAGAGACTGGTTATCCTCTTGATCATCCTCCTCTTCGCTGTGCAAGGTTGCTGCAGAGTTTGAATCAGAGTTCTCGGCTGTGACAGCACCAGTACTCTCATCATCCTGATTTCTAAAGTGATTTGAAAATGACCACGGATTCCAAGTCGAGCTTGCTTTTTGAAGGCCTTGTATGGCCCTCATTGCAGCAATTGTTCCACGGTATATATCCATATTTGCCTCCTGGTTTGAAGGTGTGTCAGATGCCACATTAGCCGAACTGTTCAATTGGGGGTTGGACTTGTCTTGCATGGTTGGGGTAGATTCAATGACTTCTGCTTCCAATGGGAAGAGAAGCTCAAGATTTGCCTCGCATTCACGGACTAGCATCGTGAGAGGTTGTGTTGTAAAGAAAGGTGCACGAAGGGCAAGTTGTGTGAAAGGTAGACGCAACAATCCTCCAGTTCGTTTATCATACTTCTTTAGAATTTTGACTAGCCCTATTGAAAGAGACAGAACTCATTTTAGCAAATAGCTAACAACTTAAACTTCACCAAATAATATGGAATTAGAATAAAGGTAACACAGTGAAACACCATCTCCCTTATTCAAGTTAAATATAGGAGCACAAAGAAAAATAGTACCTGCAAAGTTTAGCGAGCTGTAATTTTTGAGAAGCACCATCTCCCCATGAATGGTGACAAAGTCCTTACGAATGTCCATCACTTCTTCACTAAACTCACTCTCTGAGGTAAAAACTCCACCTCTGCTGCTCTTTTCTTTAACTACCTCAATTCTTCCTTTTAACTCCTGTCATAATTGCAGTTTGCAGATGAAAAAGAAGTGGAATACGACATTGCCAAATGGCTcccatgaagaaaattttccaACCAGAGCCTTAAAAGTGCACCACATTTAATACGTAGGATTCAACCAAACGTACGCAGATAATCCAGAAAAAGGACCACACAACACAATTACAGACCTATTGAACTCGAAACTCTACCCACTAATTCATGAGAAAATGTCTCACTAAATATCCAATCATTTCTAGAACTCTTTTCTGCTTTATTGCCATAACCCACAACAACAATATTCCGGACACAACACTTACCGGGCCATATTGTTTCGGTGAGAGATGGTATTAGTCCCAACTGTAATCTCACTCCTAATAATAATCTTAacagtaacaagaacaagccagAACTAACAGTTAAATCAGTACCCTGTAATTTTGCTACAGCCTCAGATATAAAAGATACTCACTTTCAGGTATCTTCCCCCACATGAATATTCTCATTCCTTCATTTTTTGGTAGATTACCTAAATTTGCATATTCACAGAAATCCGATCCGAATCCTAAAACAACATGTTCATCCACTATATACCACTTCAATTCCCTTcaaattttaaccaaaaaaaaaaaaaaagattgatacTTTCTCAAATTCCTTAACATGCAAAACCAAATCTGTTAACCATTCATTTAAATTCAATCTTATTAGTGTTGGAATCAAACCAAAAAAGTCAAAGTTTCAAAAAACCTGGAAGCGAATAATGAAGTCCTCCTCTTTATCAACGTAGAAATCGTTGAGCTTCTCAAGCTCGTCATTGAGAATCCCGACGAACCAATCCTGGAGGTCCGCCAAGGGCCGGCTGCTGGCACCGCTGTCGGCATCTGAGAGCCGTCGATGAAAATTGAAGGGGTGAGGCAGGGCATCGACGGCTGCGGCGGGCAAGCGCTTGAGGAGCTTCTTGAGAAGCTTGTAGCAGAGGAACTTGTCCCTCCACTCCGGGATCGTCTCCTCCAAGTGGCTCGTGAACTCCTTCCCGAATTTCATTGCCCTTCTCTACAACTTCAAACCAAAGTGCTTTTTGTCTTGTGCTTATAAGGAAAGCACTCAGAGCAGGGCCTTGTGTTTATGTGCGGTAATCGGTGGTGGTAATCATGGGGATAATGATAGAGAGAGAATCCAATATAGGGTGAATGAGTGGAATTTGGAATTTTTCAATGAGGCAATTTGTCTCCGACTGTATTTCCGGGGTACTTATATGATCGGAGTAACAAAGTATGCTGTAATTTCCAAAGATGACGCTCTTTATTACTTAAAAATGCAGGTGTAATTTCGGAAGTCTCCAGAGGACTAACCGCGCAGTAGTAATACTATTCGATTAAACTCTTTAGAATGGAAACACCAAAAATTACAAGGC encodes the following:
- the LOC133726364 gene encoding SPX domain-containing protein 4, giving the protein MKFGKEFTSHLEETIPEWRDKFLCYKLLKKLLKRLPAAAVDALPHPFNFHRRLSDADSGASSRPLADLQDWFVGILNDELEKLNDFYVDKEEDFIIRFQELKGRIEVVKEKSSRGGVFTSESEFSEEVMDIRKDFVTIHGEMVLLKNYSSLNFAGLVKILKKYDKRTGGLLRLPFTQLALRAPFFTTQPLTMLVRECEANLELLFPLEAEVIESTPTMQDKSNPQLNSSANVASDTPSNQEANMDIYRGTIAAMRAIQGLQKASSTWNPWSFSNHFRNQDDESTGAVTAENSDSNSAATLHSEEEDDQEDNQSL